GCCATGTTCCAAATAATACAAATGATGTATTCCAGCCTGATAACCGGTTTGATTCAAAACAATCTCATAACCAGCCAATGCTAGCTTGAAAATTAGAATTTCCTCATTAAAATCTAGCATTTTCTCAGTAAGATCTAGAGCTTTCTCTCATACCGTATAGATAAGGTAGATGTCCCAGTTTCCGTGCCTGTTCCAATCTCCATGTCCCCAgattaaaaacgtatagaaaaatAAAAGTGTTTTTCTTATTCTTACCTATTTACACGTAAAATTCAAGAAGGGTTATTACATCTTTCATgtgttaaaatataataaacatttttcGATTGTTGCTACAGCAGTTCTGAATCTTgttaaaaattgtaagaaatgtTTGTCGAAGATTTTCGTATAAATGAATTATTATGACATAAGAAGGTTTCACTTGGTACTAACAACGATAATAAAACTCTAATTATAAATCCAGAAATAGGGTCAGATTTCAGAACATGTCCATATTTCAGTGCTCTCTTGTATTAGACCGCGCAATCAAACCTAACATCACGTTGTAAAAACAGTATTATGAGAAAAGAGAAACAGATCAGAAATGTTATTACAAGAAGCACAATAACTGCGGGAGATATCTATAAGGTTGAAACAAGGGGCATAGAAGTATGGACAGACACAGAAATACGGGGCAGGGAATTATGTGCGGAGCTCCTGGAAGGGCACAGAATTATGGTCGGCAACACCtttctttatttaattaaaaccaTCACTAaattactaatatatttaaaataaaaaatgtctaaAAAATCGAAATGTATTTAATGACAGCTGCAGCGCAAAGCAAAAATTGGATTAAAAGCACAATAATTTGGACATTTACCCTATTTCTTTGACTCTGTATTGTTGAAATCATTGACAAAGGATAATAACCAGACCATTGTTTTTTGACGATTTAGACTTTTACGTGATGTACTAGGTTACATTTAATGAGGCAACATTCtacaaataattttgtattgacGTTTGTTGTCTTTTATACCAGTAATATCGTCAATTTACCGACACCATGCTCTTCTGCAAACTTTTTAACACACTCAACATTTTTCAGTTTCTTAATTATTTCACCTTTTTCTTGAACTGACAATACTATCTgctttaacaaaattattatgtATGTGCATATACTTTGGAATACTTCGAATTTTAAATACTATGTATATCGAACTGAGGAGACTTGGCTTCGACCGTTACGCTCGACAAACTTTGATAGAAGGAAGTAAATATACGATGTTAGATAAATTACGCATGTACATTACGAATATTTTAAAGCGTATTCTCGTTCAACTGTTTACTGTTTTATCTATTTTGATAGCGTTTACTGTGATATTTGCATTTATTGTTTACTATTTTGAATTATGACCTTGGATACCACGATCTATTTTTACGATTGTTATTCGTATCGATATTTGTATCTGAAAGGTAGACTACTTGTGTTTCCGACACATTTTTATACTGTTATTAATATTCTTGAAGAGCATCGAAAGACAACTCCAAATATAATGAACATATACTTTCGATCAtttaaccttgagatatttcgCCTCGAAATATTTCGTAGTCAACTTTCAGATGCAAGTATTTTGAGGTTAAAACAAGTACCTCGAGGTCCCAAAAGTTACATAAAATCGGGAaatgggatcatttgaagtcacttttttcttagcgcaaatgcaatccgcgactttgtttacgagttattaacgaagaacattgaccaatgagagacgagatcagctaaTGCGAGACGGACAAGCCAATGaatggaactgggcttcgtgtgcTCGTTACCTGTGCCTCCGTACGCCGGCCGAGCTTGCTtctcattgatcagtgtttttcgttaataactcgtaaacgaagctgcggattgcattttcgctaaggaaaaggttacttcaaatgacctcaggaatccaccAATcacagattgcgagacattttttagacaccctgtacaataaAACGGAgggattgtcagcaactataaaaacgaactgcttggctcgaataatcgtacctcctcttcccaaattgatcatttttgtgcacaatctgaacgtcaattagggagaatttactatatgtaTAGGGTACTAGAGCGTAAAGGTCTAAGAACATGGCTAAACCTTCATCGAATTGCGAATACTGAATACAACCATTACCATAATAATAGAACATTATAGAATAGTGCATTAACAGgatttataattttatcatcAAAACACCTCCGGAGATTACTATAGTAAACTATCTCTCAttgaaaacaaaataataaaaaatcctgccaacacattatttaactccaTAAGTGTTTTTATACAAATTGGTATAATACACAAAATGAAAACAATATTCTTTTAATATACCACTGGAGTAGAAATAAAGCAGATAAGAGAATCAAAATAGAACAAAATAATCACACAATAAGTTTCGAAAATTTTATATCCTAAAATTCCCATCCCCATTTGCTTACATTATGTGCCGTTCGCCAGTCACTGGGACTATGATGTTCAAGTCTCGGTGCACGGCAACGCGGCTATGAATGAAATTCTGCGAAGGGCGAGAGCCTCTCGGCATCCAGTTCGTAAGGCAATTTAGGTTAGGTTTTGGTTACGGGCACCTCGTATGTTTATACTATGGTACAGATAagcagaattattattattattattactattattttttaaatatttttagtaaAAATATCATTGCAAACGGATATCATTTCGAGCATCTTTTATGATTTAAGTCTTACTGCTTAAGCCTGTCATCTGTTATCGAATGACTTTGTACTGTAGGTTGGTGGAATTGTATAAATACCCGCTACTTCATTATATATAGAAAAAatcttattttttaattatcatttaaaaaaaaaatgaacgtAATTCTAAAATCATCAAAATTTCTCCACctgtaaaaaaattattactgTCACATTACCAACCCCTTCAAACCATACAACTTTTGTTAATAAAGTTTGTTTATATCTCAAAAAATAACTCAGGTATACAAGGTGATCTAAGTTATTgctccaccctgtatattgcatATAACATGTATCATTGTATTGCAAACATATTGAATCTAATCAACGATGTCTAACCTTCGATAAAATGCATGTAAGTTATCGCGAGACCGTTTTTTAAAGTTAGCATTAGAAAATTCAGACGAATGTGAGTTCGGCAAATCGACGCTGACCATGAATTCTTTCCGATAAACAAGGTTCTAATATACACATTCTAAGTCTGCCTGTAATTCTACACCTATGTACATCTACTTCTACATCTACATCAACGTAGTATATAATGACAGCTGGAAGCATTGCCTGGTCAGTCTTGCGAATTATTTACACGTACAATGGACAGGTGGGCTGGAAAAGTGGCACTTGTTACTGGCTCTAGCGGTGGAATCGGTTGGGATATCGCGAAATCCCTCGTCGAACACGGTGTTCAAGTGGTTGGTCTCGCGAGACGACTCGATAAACTGCAAGAATTGGCCGAAATATTGGGCAGAAACAAATTCTACCCTGTGCAATGCGACGTTGCAAAGGAGGATGACATTTTGAAAGCGTTCAAATGGGCCGAAGAGAAACTGGGGGATGTTGACATATTGGTGAACAATGCTGCAATAAGGAGTGAATCGATGATGATCGGTAGGATTATTTTCTCATTGGACTATTCATTTTCTTTTCCATTAACTATTTCAATAAGCTGACATGTATCAATGTCTTTTAATTCTTTGACTCTCTTAAATTTCATATGCTCATTTTTGCAGCAATTGCATAAAAATCGCGGCTTATTCATAAACGCGCTCACTGCGGTTGACTCGTATCCTTGTCACTCGTGACCTTCGAGAGGGGCGGTTTAACGCTGATACGTGTTCTGCATAACTGAATTCGGCTTCCCGACTTAGGATTCCGATGCTGAAGTTGCATTTGTAGCAGAATTTTCCAGATCTATCCCAAAAATTctgcaaaatttttaaaaatcaaataaaattttaatatctATTATAAATTTATGTAAAATTACGAGAAATTGCAATCCctattacaatttatataaaattatatacaaattcaatttttattataaatttatagaaaattacataatattaaGATTGCTTTAGCACTTAGccaataatattattgttacagATTCGTCTACCGAAGACTACAGAAAGATAATAAACATTAACTTACTGGCGCCCATGATATTTGCGAGGGAATTCATAAACGCTATTAGGAAACGGAATGTGTCCGGTCATATATTAAATATCAGCAGGTGAGTATTACCTTAGGGTTGTATATGTTGCAAAAGTTGTTTAATTCATATCAAAAATTTTTAAATCTGCAACGAAACAATATCAAGATCTTGCGAACCTTTAACaagaatattgttgcgaattccTTTTACTCCTCGCGACACGGCATACAATAAGCGATGAACAATTAGATATTAGATCTTGTTCACTCGACTGCTAGATATCGACTGCTGACTGTTCGACGGCACAATAATTTCGTGACAATCCCTATCTTCTATCATTTCATAGGGTTTGTCCACCGCAGGGCTGTTTTACATTACGGcgatttgatttatttattaacatatTAACATTGCGTATAACTCATAGCATAGCTGGACGATATCCGGAGACTTTTCGCGATCCAATTGGAATATACTGTGTTACCAAGTCTGGCCTGTATACTTTGGGGGTGGAACTTCGCCACGAAATCATGGCATGCAACCTTGACATTAGAGTGACGGTAAAAttttggtattattttattaagttatttatttatttatttatgtaatgGAATCCGAAGTTATCTAGTGAATGCTGTACTCAACTAAAATTTGTATCTATCGCGATTTATCAGGTCGCAAAACATAggagaataatttatttaatcctCCCATAATGATCATCAAAAGGTGCGCGACTTTTCTGTATTGAAGTCTGGATATCGTTTATAGACTATCAATCCTGGAGCTGTAAAGACGAACATGATCAGAGATTGGTTGCCCTGTATCGACGAACTTTCAAAAGAGGTGCCAATATTAAGCGGCAAAAATATTGCTGACACAGTGATTTACGCATTAGGATCACCTCCAGGTGCAGAGGTAAGATTCAGTAGAATTGTTTTGTTATGAAAGTTAATATTCTCAGACGTCCATTTACATAGAACGAACACCCTTTTCAGGTTTTCGAGCTTACAATTATACCACAAAACGTAGTATTAGGGTCGCCAGTACCACAATTAACGGAATACCAAAATCGTAATATGATCAACAAATAAAATGGGAATCTATAAGATTATTGGAATTAAGTGTCACATCTTTATATTGAAATAAAACGCAAACTATGTGAGATATTTCatgtttctttattttaatataaagtaTATTGCATAACATTAATCGTGGAACACAATATCGTTCATATGACTGCCCCGATTTCTTCTCACAAGCCCGACtcgttttatttaatttttcattacattattacataaaTTGGATTCTATTTCATTAGTGGCGGTTTTgatattcttttttatttcatcaATTGCTCGTGGTTTATTGACATAAACTTAAAAAAAGAACACGTAGAAAAAAATCTAACGGCGTTAAATCGCATAATCTTTGGGGTCAATTGATTTCTCCTATTCAACTACCCCTACTTCTCACTCTGTTCGCGGATCCGTCTGTCTGACGCTCCATCTGAAACACTCGATCGTCCTTTTCGGGTTTTTGAGCTTACAATTGTACCACAAAACGTAATATTAGAAACGCCAGTACAGCAATTAGTGGAATACCAAAAGCATAATATGTATCCACGCATACCTTATGATCAATAAATAAGAAGGGGATCTGTAGGGTTGTCCAAATTGAGTGTTACAtctttaaattgaaataaaacgcGAACTATTCGAGACATTCCagatttctttattttaatatGAAGCCCATTGCGTTACATCAATCGTGGTACACAATATTATTCACATGATCGCCCCGACTTTTTTCACGAGCCCAACTTGTTTTACTCAATTTTCCATTACATCTTTACGCAATTGAAACCTCGGATACAAGAACGGCCTGAGGGCAGTCAAGCAGTTCTTGCGTAAATTGCAGAAATCGATTTTTAATTCCATTCTGAATATGTCCTGAAAATTTAATTGCGATATTTCTAAAATTAGCGAAACTACGGAAAATATTGTATCGACATACGACATTCAAGAAAAAGTTCGATCGTCATATTTCGTACCGCTGCGTCTGATAAACTTGGTAACTGTTTGGTCAAGTAAGTATCTTATGGTATCTTTTTGTGCATTGATGAACGAAAATTTTGGCTAAAAATCGGAGAAATAGAATATTCTAGTTCAGACTACGACAGTGAAACAACTCCACGAAGATCTACAAACCCTGATCGAAGAACACTTCATCATGAGGATACTTAATAACGTAATTATAGTAAAAGACGGAAAACTCAAGCGATCTCATATGAAAATTCAAGTGGACAGACTGCAAATAAGAAGATTTTTAATCCAGTCCTTACATGTCTGTCCCAACAAGAGTTACACTAATTTAGAGGTTTTGAAAACTATCCTATTTATTACTAAATAGGGTGACACACGCAAAAGACAATACAAAAATACAGTAAAGCAATATACAATAATCCTAGTAATTGCACGCCAAAGTCGTAAACCGTATTCGTCATATTATAATTCCGTATCGTAAACTGTAATCGTGATCGTAAATTGCGTGTCGACGTTCGTCGCTTCTTTCGAATTTGGTCGTTTCGTTCGACCAGCGCCTAATGCCCGCCGATCATCCTAGCATCGTCCTAGCTCCAAGCTTGCACCAAAGAAGCGTTTAAAAGTTATTAATATAAACCGTTCAAAAAACCTCGAAGAAATGTTAACCCTTTCCCCGTAAAAAAATGCTTCCgaatataaaaaatgaaatattattccaCAAGGAAACACGATGAAATATTAAACTTCGGaaagatataaaaaaaatacactGCAAAAAATATAccaatacatatatacatgaGGGGCATTTTACAGTAATTACACTGCTTATGGGTTTTGGAGTTAAGGGAGAGTGGAGCAATCGTAGTCATTTAAGCAAAAATTACAACAGAATCAACATATGaggtaatatatttatttaaagtaaCGTTTCATAAACTTTAGGCGATAAATTGTAAGTAAAAAGTAAAAAATCAAATTAAAGTTATAAAAAATTATCGTTGCCTACAGCAACTTTAGTCACGTTGCTAGTAATCGTGGTCAGCGTATTGTACACTCATCGCACTCATATTTTTCGGGAGAATCTATAACACATTTCATTGTC
This genomic stretch from Megalopta genalis isolate 19385.01 chromosome 5, iyMegGena1_principal, whole genome shotgun sequence harbors:
- the LOC117227712 gene encoding farnesol dehydrogenase, producing MDRWAGKVALVTGSSGGIGWDIAKSLVEHGVQVVGLARRLDKLQELAEILGRNKFYPVQCDVAKEDDILKAFKWAEEKLGDVDILVNNAAIRSESMMIDSSTEDYRKIININLLAPMIFAREFINAIRKRNVSGHILNISSIAGRYPETFRDPIGIYCVTKSGLYTLGVELRHEIMACNLDIRVTTINPGAVKTNMIRDWLPCIDELSKEVPILSGKNIADTVIYALGSPPGAEVFELTIIPQNVVLGSPVPQLTEYQNRNMINK